A genomic stretch from Planctomycetota bacterium includes:
- the pilO gene encoding type 4a pilus biogenesis protein PilO, whose product MRLQLRELVLLSAMVGLLACSWWFGFKRVDDRREQYRQEMAQKSQELKDLEIATSGIDDLGRRIDDLRDAVDFFEAKLPREKDVQQTLRDVWHAAERNNLEIRRFEPGKVRRDSHYSEQPIKLEMLGDFEGFYAYLLQIEQMDRITRVTELDIGKIDGRDGETEAQMTLSIFFEPAALPGEVVSAG is encoded by the coding sequence ATGCGACTGCAACTACGTGAACTCGTTCTTCTCTCCGCGATGGTCGGCCTGTTGGCCTGCAGCTGGTGGTTCGGCTTCAAACGCGTCGACGATCGTCGCGAGCAGTACCGCCAGGAGATGGCCCAGAAGAGTCAGGAACTCAAAGACCTCGAAATTGCCACCAGCGGCATCGACGACCTGGGACGACGCATCGACGACCTGCGCGACGCGGTCGACTTCTTCGAGGCCAAGCTGCCGCGAGAGAAAGACGTCCAGCAGACCCTGCGCGACGTCTGGCACGCGGCCGAGCGAAACAACCTCGAGATTCGCCGCTTCGAGCCCGGCAAGGTCCGCCGCGATAGCCACTACAGCGAGCAGCCGATCAAGCTCGAAATGCTCGGCGACTTCGAAGGCTTCTACGCCTACCTCCTGCAGATCGAGCAGATGGACCGCATCACCCGCGTCACCGAACTCGACATCGGCAAGATCGACGGACGCGACGGAGAGACCGAAGCCCAGATGACGCTCTCGATCTTCTTCGAACCCGCAGCGCTTCCCGGTGAGGTCGTCAGCGCGGGGTAG
- a CDS encoding PilN domain-containing protein, translating to MTDSADPKSGFAGLVDRLKNAGGKKKDAGLDFLPDDYAENRARRRADVLLLTLFGVTVCAIGGTWHLCEKELAEAESEYAQVDARYADATRRIEQVKQMRQRQKSVADRMELSASLLEKMPRSNLMAEITNTLPHGVVLAKAGLEAKQIKAAPPPAPAKKTRRAKKAPAPRPQPLRYDTTLSLEGTSLTEGQVSDYIDALNRGGYFDSVDLMWVRQEDKRTNDSVDLRRFLIALKLDDSVEPRQQILGESDLAAGDQGGI from the coding sequence ATGACCGATTCAGCAGACCCCAAATCCGGATTCGCCGGCCTCGTCGACCGCCTCAAAAACGCCGGCGGCAAGAAGAAGGACGCCGGCCTCGACTTTCTGCCCGACGACTACGCCGAGAACCGCGCCAGGCGTCGCGCGGACGTCCTGCTGCTGACGCTCTTCGGCGTGACCGTCTGCGCGATCGGCGGGACGTGGCACCTTTGCGAGAAGGAACTCGCCGAGGCCGAGTCGGAGTACGCGCAGGTCGACGCCCGCTACGCCGACGCGACGCGACGCATCGAGCAGGTGAAGCAGATGCGACAGCGGCAGAAGTCTGTCGCCGACCGGATGGAGCTGAGTGCGTCGCTGCTGGAAAAGATGCCGCGGAGCAACCTGATGGCCGAGATCACCAACACGCTGCCGCACGGCGTCGTGCTGGCCAAGGCCGGCTTGGAGGCCAAGCAGATCAAAGCCGCTCCGCCGCCGGCTCCGGCCAAGAAGACGCGACGGGCAAAGAAGGCCCCCGCGCCGCGTCCGCAGCCGTTGCGATACGACACGACGCTCTCGCTTGAAGGAACCAGCCTGACCGAAGGCCAGGTCAGCGACTACATCGACGCCCTCAACCGCGGCGGCTACTTCGACAGCGTCGACCTCATGTGGGTCCGGCAGGAAGACAAGCGGACCAACGACAGCGTCGACCTTCGACGATTCCTCATTGCCCTCAAGCTTGACGACTCCGTCGAACCGCGACAGCAGATTCTGGGCGAATCCGACCTGGCCGCTGGCGATCAAGGAGGCATCTGA